Proteins from one Candidatus Omnitrophota bacterium genomic window:
- a CDS encoding DegT/DnrJ/EryC1/StrS family aminotransferase, whose amino-acid sequence MTKLWRIDQKEVDLIKEVVDKGFSGESIELFEKQFAKKFGINYAIAVNSGTSALHVAVSAIGVSAGDEVIVPPLTFAATGFAPMYLGAKPVFADVDHSTFNIDPDSIVKKITDKTKAIITVSLYGLPPDMDRIMAIAKEHNLKVIEDNAQCVFGKYKGKIAGTIGDISIFSFQRSKHLTTGDGGMIITNDENLAETARKFSDLGYVTLKASSGTHLVSKESLQQPNFKRHESFGYNFRLPEVCAAMGLAQLEKLDYLVAKRVAIAQLYEKAIGDCDWLIPQKVPEGVISSYWTYVLRLDSAKKNVTWKQFREVFLKEGGEPFYGAWRLTYLEPVFGKIKLSDNSMQYSSGLCPVAESIQPYLIQLKTNFENLDYAKKQADVLARTVKLLD is encoded by the coding sequence ATGACAAAATTATGGCGAATTGATCAGAAAGAAGTAGATTTAATAAAAGAGGTCGTGGATAAAGGTTTTTCTGGAGAGTCTATTGAGTTGTTTGAGAAGCAATTTGCTAAAAAATTCGGGATTAACTATGCGATTGCTGTTAATTCCGGAACTTCAGCTCTTCATGTGGCAGTTTCTGCCATAGGTGTTTCAGCTGGAGATGAAGTTATTGTTCCGCCATTAACTTTTGCTGCTACTGGTTTTGCGCCTATGTACTTAGGGGCCAAACCGGTATTCGCCGATGTTGATCATTCTACCTTTAATATTGATCCAGACTCGATCGTAAAAAAGATAACCGATAAGACAAAGGCTATTATTACTGTTTCTTTATATGGGTTACCGCCGGATATGGATAGAATCATGGCTATAGCTAAAGAGCATAATTTGAAAGTTATCGAAGATAACGCTCAGTGTGTATTTGGTAAATATAAAGGGAAAATTGCCGGAACAATCGGCGATATTTCTATATTTAGTTTTCAACGTAGCAAGCACTTAACTACCGGTGACGGAGGAATGATTATTACTAACGATGAAAATCTAGCCGAAACAGCCAGAAAATTCAGCGATTTAGGTTATGTTACTCTCAAGGCTTCTTCTGGTACTCATTTGGTGTCTAAAGAGTCTTTGCAACAGCCAAATTTTAAGCGTCATGAGTCTTTTGGCTATAATTTTCGTCTGCCGGAAGTTTGTGCAGCCATGGGTCTTGCTCAATTGGAGAAGCTGGATTATTTGGTGGCTAAAAGAGTTGCTATCGCTCAGCTATATGAGAAGGCGATTGGGGATTGTGATTGGCTTATTCCTCAGAAGGTTCCTGAAGGGGTAATTAGTTCTTACTGGACTTATGTTTTAAGGTTGGATTCGGCCAAAAAGAATGTTACATGGAAGCAGTTTAGGGAAGTTTTCTTAAAAGAGGGCGGTGAGCCATTTTACGGGGCTTGGAGACTTACTTATCTTGAACCAGTTTTTGGAAAGATAAAGCTTTCGGATAATAGTATGCAGTATTCATCCGGATTATGTCCAGTTGCAGAATCAATACAGCCTTATTTGATTCAGCTTAAAACAAATTTTGAAAATTTAGATTACGCTAAAAAACAGGCCGATGTTCTAGCTAGGACAGTTAAGTTGTTAGATTAA
- a CDS encoding Gfo/Idh/MocA family oxidoreductase yields the protein MGFKILLVGCGQLGSRHLQAIASLKNVTEICVVDSSQESLDRSKARLGQIDDLNPEIDFQWFKEIDYSWTAGDLCIIATQAKGRCQLLKQVVQGLGYERFLIEKIVSQSVEEYEDLLSFCKEKNVSVWVNCKTRTYEIHKYIKSKLKSSEPIIFSAIGGNYGLANNGVHVVDLFVFYDQATKLYSCGSKVDEVLHPSKRGQDILDLSGSLFGYSDKASKFMLTFAADHMSPDHITINTPRCRFIVDHFQKFAYESYSDQDWTWNKIPIEEEWRVSHMSKKFVSDILTKDTCQLPTIFECFLAHEFILRGLLLHFNRLLKEENWSCPVT from the coding sequence GTGGGATTCAAGATACTTTTAGTTGGTTGTGGGCAATTAGGCAGTAGGCATCTTCAGGCTATAGCTTCCTTGAAAAATGTGACTGAGATCTGTGTTGTTGATTCTAGCCAGGAATCTCTTGATAGAAGCAAAGCCCGTTTGGGCCAGATAGATGATCTTAATCCTGAGATAGACTTTCAATGGTTTAAGGAGATTGATTATTCCTGGACTGCTGGAGATCTTTGCATTATCGCTACTCAAGCCAAGGGCCGTTGTCAATTACTTAAGCAAGTTGTCCAGGGTTTGGGATATGAGAGATTCCTGATAGAGAAAATAGTATCTCAGTCAGTAGAGGAGTATGAAGACTTACTTTCCTTTTGCAAAGAAAAAAATGTCTCGGTATGGGTTAATTGTAAGACTCGCACCTATGAGATTCATAAATATATAAAATCAAAACTTAAATCTAGTGAGCCGATAATTTTCAGCGCCATAGGTGGCAATTATGGTTTGGCTAATAATGGAGTTCATGTAGTTGATCTATTTGTTTTTTATGATCAGGCTACTAAATTATACAGTTGTGGCTCTAAGGTAGATGAAGTTTTGCACCCTTCAAAGCGCGGTCAGGACATTCTTGATCTCAGTGGTTCTCTTTTTGGGTATTCTGATAAGGCAAGCAAATTTATGCTTACCTTTGCCGCAGATCATATGAGTCCGGATCACATTACTATTAATACTCCCCGTTGTCGTTTTATCGTTGATCATTTTCAGAAGTTTGCCTATGAGAGCTATTCAGATCAAGATTGGACTTGGAATAAAATTCCAATCGAGGAAGAATGGAGAGTCAGTCATATGAGCAAGAAATTTGTATCGGATATATTAACTAAGGATACTTGTCAATTGCCTACAATCTTTGAATGTTTCTTAGCTCATGAATTTATTCTTAGAGGATTACTTTTGCATTTTAACCGTTTGCTAAAGGAAGAAAACTGGAGTTGTCCGGTTACTTAG
- a CDS encoding Gfo/Idh/MocA family oxidoreductase codes for MAKKIKIGLIGAGAVASKHLDVIKAIDWIEAVGITSRTISKAEKLAQEYGISFCTEDIDYLIEQSKPDALMVLVSADQIYPVALNLISYGLPLFIEKPAGLTPDEAKNLAELAKKHSLATMVGYNRRYYSVFHKGLEIIRKHGPLFGVFIEGHERMWLRADKLSENMRSQWIFSNGTHTIDLLRFFGGEVTNLQSMAHRYIESRGDQFAAVMELASGAIGQYCAHWYSPGGWRVVLYGQGATVEFKPLESGQWTDKEFKTYSIEPDKVDTEYKPGFFRQMEAFGGLVAEGKFQWPMLDLEGAYKTMTLAEGLSSNVSDKNLVLEK; via the coding sequence ATGGCTAAAAAAATAAAAATAGGATTAATTGGCGCAGGAGCCGTTGCCTCTAAACATCTGGATGTGATTAAAGCTATTGATTGGATAGAAGCAGTAGGCATTACCTCTCGGACTATAAGTAAGGCTGAAAAATTAGCCCAAGAATACGGAATCTCTTTTTGTACAGAAGATATAGATTATCTTATTGAGCAGTCAAAGCCGGATGCTTTGATGGTGCTTGTTTCTGCTGACCAGATATATCCGGTAGCTTTAAATCTTATTTCTTATGGTTTACCTTTGTTTATTGAAAAACCAGCAGGCTTAACTCCTGATGAGGCTAAAAACTTAGCTGAATTGGCAAAGAAACACTCTCTAGCAACTATGGTTGGTTACAATAGGCGTTATTATTCTGTTTTTCATAAAGGTCTTGAAATAATACGTAAACATGGGCCGCTTTTTGGTGTATTCATCGAAGGTCATGAGCGTATGTGGTTAAGGGCCGATAAATTATCAGAAAATATGCGTTCTCAATGGATTTTTTCTAATGGTACACATACCATTGATTTGCTTCGCTTTTTTGGAGGAGAAGTAACTAATTTACAGTCAATGGCTCATCGCTATATAGAGAGCCGGGGTGATCAATTTGCTGCGGTTATGGAATTAGCAAGTGGGGCAATTGGCCAGTATTGTGCCCACTGGTATTCACCGGGAGGCTGGAGAGTTGTTTTGTATGGTCAAGGAGCTACCGTTGAATTTAAACCTCTAGAAAGCGGCCAGTGGACAGATAAAGAATTTAAAACTTATTCAATTGAACCGGATAAAGTTGACACCGAATATAAACCGGGATTTTTCAGGCAGATGGAAGCCTTTGGAGGCTTAGTCGCTGAGGGTAAGTTTCAATGGCCTATGCTTGATTTAGAAGGAGCCTATAAAACTATGACTTTAGCAGAAGGTTTGTCATCTAATGTTTCTGATAAAAATTTAGTTTTGGAGAAATGA
- a CDS encoding Gfo/Idh/MocA family oxidoreductase, which translates to MKVLFVGLGSIAGRHIKNIKIIDQDIQIALWRQLSKETDLGEVASLVSEVFFSEADAVGWKPDVVFVTNPAPRHCQTALTFARNNCHLFIEKPLAVSEDGLDELAKEVAKRKLVAMVGYVLRFSEPMKIMKETIGKGLIGKPLSIRASVGQNLLDWRPGKDYQETVSSRSDLGGGVCFELSHEIDYVRWLFGEVKELRALFGKVGDLNIDVEDLADILLKFDSGAYGNIHLDMVDQAKERSCRIVGSKGTLTWDSCDENRVRVFKADEGIWQDLYCSPSEDRNEMYIAQIKHFFDCIANNKQALVSLAQARKVLQIVINIKNLEKDKKAIPV; encoded by the coding sequence ATGAAAGTTTTGTTTGTAGGTTTGGGCAGCATAGCTGGCCGCCATATTAAAAACATAAAAATTATTGATCAGGATATTCAGATTGCCCTTTGGCGTCAGTTATCCAAAGAGACCGATTTAGGTGAAGTTGCCTCTTTAGTGAGCGAGGTGTTTTTTTCTGAAGCTGATGCTGTGGGATGGAAGCCAGATGTTGTTTTTGTGACTAATCCAGCACCGAGACATTGTCAAACAGCATTAACTTTTGCCAGAAATAATTGTCATCTATTTATTGAGAAGCCTTTAGCGGTAAGCGAAGATGGTTTAGATGAATTGGCTAAAGAAGTAGCTAAGAGGAAATTAGTTGCAATGGTTGGTTATGTTTTGCGGTTTTCTGAGCCGATGAAAATAATGAAGGAGACAATTGGTAAAGGTTTAATTGGAAAGCCACTCTCAATAAGGGCTTCGGTTGGGCAAAACTTATTGGATTGGCGTCCTGGGAAAGATTATCAGGAAACTGTAAGCTCACGGAGTGATTTAGGCGGCGGTGTATGTTTTGAATTGAGTCATGAAATTGATTATGTTCGCTGGCTCTTTGGTGAAGTTAAAGAATTGCGCGCTTTATTTGGAAAAGTAGGAGATCTTAATATAGATGTTGAGGACTTAGCTGATATTTTGCTTAAGTTTGATTCCGGAGCTTATGGCAATATTCATCTTGATATGGTAGATCAAGCTAAAGAGCGTTCTTGTCGGATTGTTGGCAGTAAAGGTACTTTGACGTGGGATAGCTGCGATGAAAATCGGGTTCGAGTATTTAAAGCTGATGAGGGCATTTGGCAGGATCTCTATTGTTCTCCTTCTGAGGATAGGAATGAAATGTATATAGCTCAGATTAAACATTTTTTTGATTGCATTGCTAATAATAAACAAGCTTTAGTTTCATTGGCTCAGGCAAGAAAGGTATTACAGATAGTGATAAATATAAAAAATTTAGAGAAAGACAAGAAGGCTATTCCAGTATGA